A region from the Pseudomonas promysalinigenes genome encodes:
- the zigA gene encoding zinc metallochaperone GTPase ZigA translates to MSNRLPVTVLSGFLGAGKSTLLNHVLRNRDNLRVAVIVNDMSEINIDASEVQRNVSLNRAEEKLVEMSNGCICCTLREDLLEEVARLAQEGRFDYLLIESTGISEPLPVAETFTFRDEQGRSLSDMARLDTMVTVVDGLNFLRDYQQAESLASRGETLGEEDERSITDLLIEQVEFADVLLLSKIDLISQHEREELIAILRSLNARAQIVPMVMGQVPLGRILDTGLFDFDQAAQAPGWLQTLRGAHVPETEEYGISASTWVARRPLHPQRFYDFIHNTGSNGRLLRSKGFFWLASKYQEAGSWSQAGGMMRYGLAGRWWRFVPREHWPQDEQSTADILKHWQADTGDCRQELVFIGQNIDFAQLSTALDACLLNDEEMALGPKGWARLPDPFGAWDAEVAA, encoded by the coding sequence ATGTCCAATCGTCTTCCTGTCACTGTACTTTCCGGCTTCCTCGGTGCCGGGAAAAGCACCTTGCTCAATCATGTACTGCGCAACCGCGACAATCTCAGGGTTGCGGTTATCGTCAACGACATGAGTGAAATCAACATCGATGCCAGTGAAGTGCAGCGCAACGTCAGCCTTAACCGTGCCGAAGAAAAACTCGTTGAAATGAGCAACGGCTGCATTTGCTGCACCTTGCGCGAAGACCTGTTGGAGGAAGTGGCGCGGCTCGCGCAAGAGGGCCGTTTTGACTACCTGTTGATCGAGTCCACTGGGATCTCCGAGCCGTTGCCTGTGGCTGAAACCTTCACCTTCCGCGATGAACAAGGTCGTAGTTTGTCCGACATGGCGCGTTTGGACACCATGGTCACCGTGGTCGATGGCCTGAACTTTCTGCGTGATTATCAGCAAGCCGAGAGCCTGGCCAGCCGCGGCGAAACCCTGGGCGAAGAAGATGAGCGCTCCATCACTGACCTGTTGATCGAACAGGTCGAGTTTGCCGACGTGCTGTTGTTGAGCAAGATCGATCTGATCAGCCAGCACGAACGCGAAGAACTGATCGCCATCTTGCGCAGCCTCAACGCCCGCGCTCAGATCGTGCCGATGGTCATGGGCCAGGTCCCGCTGGGACGGATTCTAGATACTGGTCTGTTCGATTTTGATCAGGCCGCTCAGGCGCCCGGCTGGTTGCAGACTTTGCGCGGGGCGCACGTGCCTGAAACCGAAGAATACGGTATTTCGGCGAGCACCTGGGTAGCTCGTCGGCCCTTGCACCCACAACGCTTCTACGACTTTATCCACAACACCGGAAGCAACGGCCGGTTGCTGCGTTCCAAGGGCTTTTTCTGGCTGGCCAGTAAATATCAGGAAGCCGGTAGCTGGTCGCAGGCTGGCGGCATGATGCGCTATGGCCTGGCAGGGCGGTGGTGGCGGTTTGTACCGCGTGAGCATTGGCCGCAGGATGAGCAGAGCACAGCAGATATCCTCAAGCATTGGCAGGCAGACACCGGTGACTGCCGCCAGGAGTTGGTCTTCATCGGCCAGAACATTGATTTCGCACAGTTATCCACAGCGCTGGACGCCTGCCTGCTCAACGATGAAGAAATGGCCCTCGGGCCAAAAGGCTGGGCCAGGCTGCCTGACCCCTTCGGTGCATGGGATGCCGAGGTTGCTGCATGA
- a CDS encoding glutamine synthetase: MPLPAVASAQGSSLALCTRSATLLACQDNKGSYYSVRTEGTQLYLRGFDTQTRRLWAQTNSRYGSLTLFTGVASDGEAWFGYSRRVGWTTFNRVSSSSGQRFNLHCSLVGGCR; the protein is encoded by the coding sequence ATGCCGTTGCCTGCAGTTGCATCAGCGCAAGGCAGTTCACTGGCGCTGTGCACCCGCAGCGCTACCTTGCTGGCGTGCCAGGATAACAAGGGCAGTTACTACAGCGTGCGTACCGAAGGTACCCAGCTCTACCTGCGCGGGTTCGATACCCAAACACGCCGGCTGTGGGCGCAGACCAACAGCCGCTACGGCTCACTAACGTTATTCACCGGCGTGGCAAGCGATGGTGAAGCTTGGTTTGGCTATAGCCGTCGCGTTGGCTGGACCACCTTTAACCGTGTCTCCAGCTCCAGTGGTCAACGTTTCAATTTGCATTGCAGCCTGGTCGGCGGATGTCGCTGA
- the folE2 gene encoding GTP cyclohydrolase FolE2: MTSLTLPDIATQPQEQTAPLDWVGMSGIALPIQFAGQTMAAIASAGVSLVDGTARGIHMSRLYLALESLEHQPLTPLALRHLLADFIASHEGLSDAAYIDLSFDYLLKRPALISPLAGWKHYPITLRAKIENEMFHVELSVGVPYSSTCPCSAALARQLIQQQFEADFPEQSLEREAVVQWLGSSEGIVATPHSQRSEAQIEVRLKNNLAALPIKELIDQVEASLGTAVQTAVKRADEQAFALANGQNLMFCEDAARRLHKALRALEWATAFKLRVVHAESLHAHDAVAASQWQW; this comes from the coding sequence ATGACTAGCCTGACCCTTCCAGACATCGCCACACAGCCCCAAGAGCAAACCGCACCACTTGATTGGGTCGGGATGAGCGGCATCGCTTTACCCATCCAGTTTGCCGGCCAAACGATGGCGGCCATCGCCAGTGCCGGCGTCAGCCTGGTCGATGGGACAGCAAGGGGTATCCATATGTCTCGGCTCTACCTTGCGTTGGAATCGCTCGAACACCAGCCGTTGACCCCTTTGGCCCTGCGGCATCTGCTGGCAGACTTTATTGCAAGCCACGAAGGTCTATCAGACGCAGCGTACATCGACCTTAGCTTTGACTATCTTCTCAAAAGGCCTGCGTTGATCAGCCCACTCGCCGGCTGGAAGCACTATCCAATCACGCTGCGCGCCAAGATTGAGAATGAAATGTTCCACGTGGAACTATCTGTCGGTGTGCCCTATTCCTCGACTTGCCCTTGCTCGGCAGCGCTGGCCAGGCAACTCATCCAGCAGCAGTTCGAGGCAGACTTCCCGGAGCAATCGCTCGAACGCGAGGCAGTGGTGCAGTGGTTAGGCAGCAGTGAAGGGATTGTAGCCACGCCCCACAGCCAGCGGAGCGAGGCGCAGATCGAAGTTCGTCTGAAGAACAATCTCGCTGCATTACCTATCAAGGAGCTTATCGATCAGGTCGAAGCCAGCCTTGGCACCGCCGTGCAGACGGCAGTAAAACGCGCAGATGAACAAGCCTTCGCGTTGGCGAATGGGCAGAACCTAATGTTTTGTGAGGACGCCGCAAGGCGCTTGCATAAAGCGCTACGTGCGTTGGAGTGGGCCACGGCGTTCAAGCTACGTGTGGTGCATGCAGAAAGCCTGCATGCCCACGATGCGGTCGCCGCCAGCCAATGGCAGTGGTGA
- a CDS encoding DUF3617 domain-containing protein: MKIRLPLLALALGLSSPLVHAQMLQPGLWELTTSNMQVDGKPLPDMQFMLGQLKNLPPEQRAMMEGMLAKQGVTIGGNGVRSCLTPEQVQTNDIPLQDPKSGCTQKITDRTDNVWKFQFSCPKAQGTGQATFLSDKEFTTQVNGTFNASGVQQQGSMNTRAVWLGNDCGTVKPRT; encoded by the coding sequence ATGAAAATTCGTCTTCCACTGTTGGCTCTGGCGTTGGGCCTGAGCAGTCCACTGGTACATGCACAGATGTTGCAACCTGGCCTGTGGGAGCTAACCACCAGCAATATGCAGGTCGATGGCAAGCCGTTACCTGACATGCAGTTCATGCTGGGCCAGTTGAAGAATCTACCGCCTGAACAGCGGGCCATGATGGAAGGGATGCTGGCCAAGCAGGGCGTCACCATAGGTGGCAATGGTGTGCGCTCGTGCCTGACGCCTGAACAGGTGCAGACCAACGACATTCCTTTGCAAGACCCTAAATCTGGCTGCACTCAGAAGATCACCGACCGTACAGATAATGTCTGGAAGTTTCAGTTCAGTTGCCCCAAAGCCCAAGGTACCGGGCAGGCAACCTTCCTCAGCGACAAGGAATTCACTACGCAGGTCAATGGCACATTCAATGCCTCGGGTGTTCAGCAGCAAGGCAGCATGAATACCCGAGCTGTGTGGCTTGGCAATGACTGTGGAACGGTCAAGCCACGTACTTGA
- the cls gene encoding cardiolipin synthase: MDYHSPYFFGYVLGLIHLLGIIAALHAVFTVRTAQGAIAWAMSLFFIPYFTLIPYLVFGARSFNAYIKARRQANQEMHVAMANLNWRPWVEEALTARESESYAALRAMPKLGRMPCLANNQVRLLVNGQATFDAIFNAIEQAREVVLVQFFIIHDDELGQALQRLLLRKAAEGVQVFVLYDGVGSHALPASYSQVLRDGGVQIHAFATRRGWFNRLQVNFRNHRKIVVIDGLIGFVGGHNVGDEYLGKHRVLSPWRDTHVQIEGPVLACLQESFAEDWYWATRELPPLILPDTYPDNGVLCQALASGPADPQETCSLFFIEAIQSATKRVWITTPYFIPDEAVFAALRLAVLRGVDVRVLIPARPDHKIVYAASSLFAFEAVRAGVRMFRYQPGFLHQKVVLVDDEVSAVGSANLDNRSFRLNFEITLLTVDRTFADQVEAMLLDDFAQAREITAEDSRDTHRVQQLGMRIARLISPIL, from the coding sequence ATGGATTACCACAGCCCCTACTTCTTCGGCTATGTGCTCGGGCTGATTCACTTGCTCGGGATCATCGCCGCGTTGCATGCGGTGTTCACCGTGCGCACCGCACAAGGAGCAATCGCGTGGGCGATGTCACTGTTCTTCATACCTTATTTCACACTGATTCCTTATCTGGTTTTCGGGGCTCGCTCATTCAACGCTTACATCAAAGCTCGGCGCCAGGCCAACCAGGAAATGCACGTTGCCATGGCCAACCTGAACTGGCGGCCGTGGGTGGAGGAAGCGCTGACCGCCAGAGAGTCAGAAAGCTACGCCGCGTTGCGCGCCATGCCAAAACTGGGACGGATGCCGTGCCTGGCGAACAACCAAGTCAGGTTGCTCGTCAATGGTCAGGCCACCTTCGATGCCATATTCAATGCCATCGAGCAGGCTCGCGAAGTCGTGCTGGTGCAATTCTTCATCATCCATGATGACGAATTGGGCCAGGCCCTTCAGCGATTGCTGCTGCGTAAGGCGGCAGAAGGGGTGCAAGTTTTTGTTCTGTACGACGGGGTGGGCAGCCACGCATTACCCGCCAGCTATAGCCAAGTGCTACGTGATGGCGGTGTACAGATTCATGCTTTCGCTACACGCCGCGGGTGGTTCAATCGCCTGCAGGTAAATTTCCGCAATCACCGCAAAATCGTTGTGATCGATGGCCTGATCGGTTTTGTCGGGGGTCACAATGTGGGTGATGAGTACCTAGGCAAACACCGAGTCTTGTCACCCTGGCGCGATACTCATGTTCAGATCGAGGGGCCAGTTCTGGCTTGCCTGCAAGAATCGTTTGCCGAAGATTGGTACTGGGCAACCCGCGAGCTGCCCCCTTTGATACTGCCCGATACCTATCCTGACAATGGCGTGCTCTGCCAGGCCCTTGCCAGTGGGCCAGCGGACCCGCAGGAAACCTGCTCGCTGTTTTTCATCGAAGCTATTCAGTCGGCAACCAAGCGCGTGTGGATCACCACGCCCTATTTCATCCCTGATGAAGCCGTGTTTGCGGCGTTGCGTCTGGCGGTACTGCGCGGGGTGGACGTACGGGTACTGATCCCCGCGCGCCCCGACCATAAAATCGTCTACGCGGCATCAAGCCTTTTCGCATTCGAAGCAGTTCGGGCTGGCGTGCGTATGTTTCGCTATCAGCCGGGTTTTCTGCACCAGAAGGTTGTACTGGTGGATGACGAGGTGAGTGCGGTCGGCAGTGCCAACCTGGACAACCGTTCATTCAGGCTCAATTTCGAAATCACCTTGCTCACTGTAGACCGTACCTTCGCCGATCAAGTGGAGGCGATGTTGCTGGACGACTTTGCGCAAGCTCGGGAGATCACTGCAGAGGACAGCCGTGACACCCACAGGGTGCAACAGCTGGGTATGCGCATCGCGAGGCTGATTTCACCTATCCTCTGA
- the cfaB gene encoding C17 cyclopropane fatty acid synthase CfaB, whose product MLAQLPPALQSLHLPLRLKLWDGNQFDLGPSPQVTILVKEPQLISQLTHPSMDQLGTAFVEGKLELEGDIGEAIRVCDELSEALLVDSDQAPPQRLAHDKSTDAEAISYHYDVSNAFYQLWLDQDMVYSCAYFREPDNTLDQAQQDKFDHLCRKLRLDAGEYLLDVGCGWGGLSRFAAREYGAKVFGITLSKEQLKLGRERVKAEGLADKVDLQILDYRDLPQDGRFDKVVSVGMFEHVGHANLALYCQKLFGAVREGGVVMNHGITAKHIDGRPVGRGAGEFIDRYVFPHGELPHLSMISASICEAGLEVVDVESLRLHYAKTLHHWSANLENQLHKAAALVPEKTLRIWRLYLAGCAYAFEKGWINLHQILAVKPYADGHHDLPWTREDLYR is encoded by the coding sequence ATGCTTGCTCAACTTCCACCGGCACTGCAGAGCCTGCATCTGCCGCTGCGGCTCAAACTGTGGGACGGTAATCAATTCGATCTGGGCCCAAGCCCCCAGGTCACGATCCTGGTCAAGGAGCCTCAGTTGATCAGCCAGTTGACCCATCCAAGCATGGACCAGCTGGGCACCGCATTTGTGGAGGGCAAGCTGGAGCTGGAAGGCGATATTGGCGAAGCCATCCGGGTGTGTGACGAACTCAGTGAAGCGTTGCTGGTTGATTCGGATCAAGCGCCGCCTCAGCGCCTTGCCCACGACAAGAGCACGGATGCCGAGGCCATTTCTTACCACTACGACGTCTCCAACGCGTTTTACCAACTGTGGCTCGATCAAGACATGGTCTATTCGTGTGCCTACTTCCGCGAGCCGGACAACACACTCGATCAAGCCCAGCAGGACAAGTTCGACCATCTGTGCCGCAAACTACGCCTTGATGCTGGCGAATACCTATTGGATGTGGGCTGTGGCTGGGGCGGGCTGTCGCGTTTTGCTGCTCGCGAATACGGCGCCAAAGTGTTCGGCATCACCTTGAGCAAGGAGCAGCTGAAGCTGGGCCGCGAGCGGGTAAAGGCCGAGGGCTTGGCGGACAAAGTTGATCTGCAGATTCTCGATTATCGTGACCTTCCTCAGGACGGCCGCTTCGACAAAGTGGTGAGCGTTGGTATGTTCGAGCATGTCGGGCACGCCAACTTGGCGCTGTATTGCCAGAAGCTGTTCGGGGCAGTGCGCGAGGGTGGGGTGGTGATGAACCACGGCATCACTGCCAAGCATATCGACGGCCGACCTGTGGGGCGTGGAGCAGGTGAGTTCATAGACCGGTACGTTTTCCCCCATGGTGAATTGCCTCACCTTTCAATGATCAGTGCCAGCATCTGTGAAGCAGGGCTCGAGGTGGTGGACGTTGAAAGCCTGCGTTTGCACTACGCCAAGACACTGCATCACTGGAGCGCGAACCTGGAGAATCAATTGCATAAGGCAGCCGCACTGGTGCCTGAGAAGACCCTGCGCATCTGGCGCTTGTACCTGGCCGGTTGTGCCTATGCATTCGAGAAGGGCTGGATCAACTTGCATCAGATTCTAGCCGTGAAACCTTACGCCGATGGGCACCATGACCTGCCTTGGACGCGTGAAGACCTTTACCGCTGA
- the lpdA gene encoding dihydrolipoyl dehydrogenase, producing MKSYDVVIIGGGPGGYNAAIRAGQLGLSVACVEGRPTLGGTCLNVGCMPSKALLHASELYEAASGDEFAHLGIEVKPTLNLAQMMKQKDESVAGLTKGIEYLFRKNKVDWVKGWGRLDGAGRVIVKAEDGSETALQAKDIVIATGSEPTPLPGVNVDNQRIIDSTGALALPQVPKHLVVIGAGVIGLELGSVWRRLGAQVTVIEYLDRICPGTDEETAKTLQKALAKQGMAFKLGSKVTQAKTDAEGVNLTLEPAAGGPAQTLQADYVLVAIGRRPYTQGLNLESVGLQPDKRGMLSNEHHRTSVPGLWVIGDVTSGPMLAHKAEDEAVACIERIAGKPHEVNYNLIPGVIYTRPEMATVGKTEEQLKAEGRSYKVGKFPFTANSRAKINHETEGFAKVIADANTDEVLGVHLVGPSVSEMIGEFCVAMEFAASAEDIALICHPHPTRSEALRQAAMNVHGMAMQI from the coding sequence ATGAAATCCTACGACGTAGTGATCATCGGCGGCGGTCCTGGCGGCTATAACGCAGCAATCCGTGCGGGCCAATTGGGCCTGAGCGTGGCGTGCGTGGAAGGCCGCCCAACCCTAGGTGGCACTTGCCTGAATGTCGGTTGCATGCCGTCCAAAGCATTGCTGCATGCCTCCGAGCTTTACGAGGCCGCCAGTGGCGATGAATTCGCTCACCTCGGCATCGAGGTCAAGCCAACGCTGAATCTTGCTCAGATGATGAAACAGAAAGACGAGAGCGTGGCCGGCCTGACCAAGGGCATCGAATACCTGTTCCGCAAGAACAAGGTGGACTGGGTCAAAGGCTGGGGCCGCCTGGATGGCGCCGGCAGGGTCATCGTCAAGGCAGAGGACGGCAGCGAAACCGCGCTGCAAGCCAAGGACATCGTCATCGCCACTGGCTCCGAGCCTACTCCCCTGCCAGGGGTGAACGTGGACAACCAGCGCATCATCGACTCTACCGGCGCCCTTGCCCTGCCACAGGTGCCCAAGCACCTGGTGGTGATCGGGGCAGGCGTGATCGGCCTGGAGCTGGGTTCGGTGTGGCGTCGGTTGGGTGCTCAAGTCACCGTCATCGAATACCTCGATCGCATCTGCCCTGGTACTGATGAAGAAACCGCCAAGACCCTGCAAAAAGCGCTGGCCAAGCAGGGCATGGCATTCAAACTGGGCAGCAAGGTCACCCAGGCCAAGACTGACGCCGAGGGTGTCAACCTCACCCTCGAACCGGCCGCTGGTGGCCCCGCGCAGACCCTTCAGGCCGACTATGTATTGGTCGCCATCGGGCGCCGTCCGTATACCCAAGGTCTTAATCTGGAAAGCGTGGGCCTTCAACCTGACAAGCGCGGTATGTTGAGCAACGAGCACCATCGCACCTCAGTCCCTGGCCTGTGGGTGATCGGGGACGTTACCTCTGGGCCAATGCTGGCGCACAAGGCTGAGGACGAAGCGGTAGCCTGCATCGAGCGCATCGCCGGTAAGCCGCATGAGGTGAATTACAATCTGATCCCTGGCGTGATCTACACCCGCCCTGAAATGGCTACCGTGGGCAAGACTGAAGAGCAACTCAAAGCCGAAGGCCGGTCCTACAAGGTTGGCAAGTTCCCGTTCACGGCCAACAGCCGCGCCAAGATCAATCATGAAACCGAAGGCTTCGCCAAGGTCATTGCCGATGCCAACACCGACGAAGTGCTGGGCGTGCATTTGGTCGGCCCAAGCGTGAGCGAAATGATCGGCGAATTCTGCGTGGCCATGGAGTTTGCAGCCTCCGCTGAGGACATTGCCCTGATCTGCCACCCCCACCCTACCCGCTCAGAGGCTCTGCGTCAGGCTGCGATGAATGTGCACGGCATGGCCATGCAAATCTGA
- a CDS encoding LysR family transcriptional regulator, with protein MSINFDLNDLQAFRAVVEQGSFRRAAETIRITQSALSRRIEKLESALGVKLLERTTRKVSLTNVGRAFLPQVERLLDDLDLALLSVGDGGSLRTGTLTIACVPSAAYYFMPHAIRAFHAQYPKVRLNLYDASANEVSAAVASGEADFGLSFTGNLAPEIEFSVLLEERYVIACRHDHPLAKAQSVTWAQAYEHDYITLNKASGNRLVLDRALAGMQTSKDSVCEARHVTTLLGLIEAGLGIAAVPSIALPMAPHPILASVALVEPQVSRTMGLLRRRGRTLTPAALEMIRLIRELPGVLPGD; from the coding sequence GTGAGCATCAACTTCGATCTGAACGACCTGCAGGCTTTCCGCGCTGTGGTAGAGCAAGGCAGTTTCCGCCGCGCCGCAGAGACCATTCGTATCACGCAGTCGGCACTGAGCCGGCGCATCGAAAAACTTGAATCGGCACTGGGGGTCAAGCTACTCGAGCGCACTACGCGCAAAGTTTCGCTGACCAATGTGGGGCGTGCCTTCCTGCCTCAAGTCGAGCGACTGCTCGACGACCTGGACCTGGCGCTGCTGAGCGTGGGCGACGGTGGCTCGCTGCGCACCGGTACGCTGACCATCGCGTGCGTACCGTCGGCGGCCTACTACTTCATGCCCCATGCAATCCGCGCCTTCCACGCGCAATACCCTAAAGTGCGGCTCAATCTGTATGACGCTTCCGCCAACGAAGTCAGCGCCGCCGTAGCATCGGGCGAAGCGGACTTCGGCCTGAGCTTCACCGGCAACCTGGCCCCAGAGATCGAATTCAGCGTGTTGCTGGAAGAGCGCTACGTCATCGCCTGTCGGCACGATCATCCTTTGGCCAAAGCGCAGTCGGTGACATGGGCGCAGGCCTATGAACACGACTACATCACCTTGAACAAAGCCTCGGGCAACCGCCTGGTGCTGGATCGAGCCCTGGCCGGGATGCAGACCAGCAAAGACAGCGTATGCGAGGCTCGGCACGTAACCACCCTGCTGGGCTTGATCGAGGCGGGGCTGGGTATTGCGGCAGTGCCATCGATTGCCCTGCCGATGGCTCCCCATCCGATACTCGCCAGCGTTGCGCTGGTCGAGCCACAGGTCAGCCGGACGATGGGGCTGCTCCGGCGCCGAGGGCGTACGCTGACACCTGCGGCACTGGAAATGATCAGGCTGATCCGTGAACTGCCTGGCGTTTTACCTGGCGACTGA
- a CDS encoding substrate-binding domain-containing protein encodes MKALLAATLLATCSLAQAAELTVMTSGGFTAAYKELGPKYAAKSGDTLVTVLGPSMGKAPEAIPNRLARGEHADVVIMVGYALDELIRQGKVDPSSRVELADSRIGMVVKQGQAKPAIGTPDELKKTLLAARSVGYSDSASGVYIEKELYKKLGIQAKLAPKSTMVERVPVASQVAQGTYELGFQQVAELLPVPGVTYVGKIPESLQSVTRFAAGIPKAAEHPAEAKQFLQYLASPQVQPAVQATGLDSVAR; translated from the coding sequence ATGAAAGCGTTGCTCGCCGCGACATTGCTCGCAACCTGCAGCCTGGCACAGGCTGCAGAACTGACTGTCATGACCTCGGGCGGTTTCACCGCCGCCTACAAAGAACTGGGGCCAAAGTATGCCGCGAAAAGCGGTGATACCTTGGTCACCGTGCTGGGCCCGTCCATGGGTAAGGCGCCTGAGGCTATCCCCAATCGCCTGGCACGCGGCGAGCACGCCGATGTGGTGATCATGGTCGGCTACGCGCTGGACGAGTTGATCCGCCAAGGCAAGGTTGACCCATCATCGCGCGTCGAGCTTGCCGACTCTCGCATCGGTATGGTGGTCAAACAAGGGCAAGCCAAACCTGCCATCGGCACCCCGGACGAGCTGAAAAAGACCTTGCTGGCTGCCCGCTCGGTTGGCTACTCGGACAGCGCCAGTGGCGTGTATATCGAGAAGGAGTTGTACAAGAAGCTAGGCATCCAGGCCAAGCTTGCTCCAAAAAGCACCATGGTCGAGCGTGTGCCTGTGGCCTCGCAAGTTGCTCAGGGAACCTATGAACTGGGCTTCCAGCAGGTCGCCGAGCTGCTGCCCGTACCGGGTGTGACCTACGTAGGCAAGATTCCGGAAAGCCTGCAATCGGTCACCCGCTTCGCCGCCGGCATCCCTAAAGCCGCAGAGCACCCCGCCGAAGCTAAGCAGTTCCTCCAGTACCTGGCCTCGCCCCAGGTCCAGCCTGCGGTGCAGGCCACTGGGCTGGATTCAGTCGCCAGGTAA
- a CDS encoding MFS transporter yields the protein MSLPSSSVSEGKSKAGMVFRVTSGNFLEQFDFFLFGFYATHIAAAFFPASNEFASLMMTFAVFGAGFLMRPLGAVILGAYIDDVGRRKGLIVTLAIMASGTLLIVLVPNYASIGLLAPALVLIGRLLQGFSAGAELGGVSVYLAEMATPGHKGFYASWQSASQQVAIVVAAALGFALNEWLTPSEISDWGWRVPFAIGCMIIPVIFLLRRSLQETEEFAARKHRPTMKQVLATLAANSSIVVFGMLMVAMTTTAFYMITVYAPTFGKTVLQLSTGDALLVTLLTAVSNFIWLPIGGAISDRVGRKPLLLAMSLMTLITAYPALTYLAQSPTFGHMLEVLLWFSFLYGMYNGAMIPALTEIMPVEVRVAGFSLAYSLATALFGGFTPAISTWMIHVTNDKAAPAYWMMFAALCAFVATWMLYRRLAHRAAVAA from the coding sequence ATGAGTCTGCCGTCAAGCTCGGTTTCCGAGGGCAAGTCCAAAGCCGGTATGGTCTTTCGGGTAACGTCCGGAAATTTCCTCGAACAGTTCGACTTCTTCCTGTTCGGCTTCTATGCCACCCACATCGCGGCGGCGTTCTTCCCCGCGTCCAACGAATTCGCGTCGCTGATGATGACCTTCGCCGTGTTCGGCGCAGGCTTCCTGATGCGCCCGCTGGGTGCCGTGATCCTGGGTGCTTACATCGACGACGTTGGCCGGCGCAAAGGGTTGATCGTCACCCTGGCGATTATGGCCAGCGGGACATTGCTGATCGTACTGGTGCCCAATTACGCCAGCATTGGCTTGCTTGCCCCTGCCTTGGTGCTGATTGGGCGCTTGCTGCAAGGCTTCTCGGCAGGTGCCGAGCTCGGTGGTGTGTCGGTATACCTGGCCGAGATGGCAACGCCGGGTCACAAGGGCTTCTACGCCAGCTGGCAATCGGCTAGCCAGCAGGTGGCGATCGTCGTCGCCGCGGCGCTGGGCTTTGCCCTCAACGAATGGCTGACCCCAAGCGAAATCTCCGATTGGGGCTGGCGCGTGCCGTTCGCCATCGGCTGCATGATCATTCCGGTCATCTTCCTGCTGCGTCGCAGCCTGCAGGAAACCGAGGAATTCGCCGCCCGCAAGCACCGTCCAACCATGAAGCAGGTGCTGGCTACCCTGGCTGCCAACTCCAGTATCGTGGTCTTCGGCATGCTGATGGTGGCCATGACCACCACCGCGTTCTACATGATTACCGTGTATGCGCCGACCTTCGGCAAGACCGTGCTGCAACTGAGCACCGGCGACGCATTGCTGGTGACCCTGCTCACGGCAGTTTCGAACTTCATCTGGCTACCCATCGGTGGCGCCATCAGTGACCGTGTAGGCCGCAAGCCGCTGCTGCTGGCGATGTCGCTGATGACCTTGATTACCGCGTACCCCGCGCTGACCTATCTGGCGCAGTCGCCCACCTTCGGTCACATGCTCGAAGTGCTGTTGTGGTTCTCGTTCCTGTACGGCATGTACAACGGCGCGATGATCCCGGCGCTGACCGAGATCATGCCGGTGGAGGTGCGCGTGGCAGGTTTCTCGCTGGCTTACAGCCTGGCGACTGCTCTGTTCGGTGGTTTCACCCCGGCAATCTCCACGTGGATGATCCACGTTACCAATGACAAGGCCGCTCCAGCTTACTGGATGATGTTCGCCGCGCTCTGTGCATTCGTCGCTACCTGGATGCTCTACCGTCGCCTGGCGCATCGTGCAGCGGTGGCCGCATGA